One window of Cucurbita pepo subsp. pepo cultivar mu-cu-16 chromosome LG19, ASM280686v2, whole genome shotgun sequence genomic DNA carries:
- the LOC111781429 gene encoding uncharacterized protein LOC111781429 isoform X1, whose product MESADNPKSVIPSGEVNNGVEKAVVPDKILISDQTNRSQYTTKPDSFIIDMDSFSSSTTKEISQSSSISRNFSRKGTLRGGNKIGQDHGAAADDTEQSMSPIGGVVLGAASTLEKQAVVMGLGSREELGGGGNGSGALSHEIAKSTGHGCGGTERLSVRRSSFKRSSQACSWYLDPRKIFMLCATLSCLGTMVLIYFAFSSGMLNGGESELELD is encoded by the exons atggAATCGGCGGACAATCCGAAGTCG GTGATACCTTCTGGGGAAGTGAATAATGGGGTAGAAAAAGCAGTGGTTCCcgacaaaattttaatttccgATCAAACAAACAGGTCTCAGTACACAACAAAACCCGATAGCTTCATCATCGATATGGACAGCTTTTCCAGTAGTACCACCAAGGAAATTTCTCAGTCTTCAAGCATTTCC AGGAATTTTAGCAGAAAAGGTACGTTGCGTGGCGGAAACAAAATCGGGCAAGATCATGGTGCTGCTGCTGATGACACAGAACAGTCCATGTCCCCAATAG GCGGTGTGGTACTTGGAGCGGCTAGCACGCTCGAAAAGCAGGCGGTGGTGATGGGGTTGGGGTCCAGGGAAGAACTGGGCGGTGGTGGAAATGGTAGCGGCGCACTGAGCCATGAGATTGCGAAATCGACCGGCCACGGTTGCGGCGGCACGGAAAGACTGAGCGTTAGAAGAAGCAGCTTTAAGCGATCTTCACAAGCTTGCAGCTGGTACTTGGACCCCAGGAAGATTTTTATGTTGTGCGCCACACT GTCGTGCTTGGGAACCATGGTGCTGATATACTTTGCGTTTTCATCTGGAATGTTGAATGGAGGAGAAAGCGAGTTAGAGTTAGATTGA
- the LOC111781428 gene encoding probable UDP-3-O-acylglucosamine N-acyltransferase 2, mitochondrial isoform X2 gives MEVLLRRLASADAARCLSTSLVGSISDKCIRAGPSCRTRFPFRFGSLCSFSDSSNESNACSVSSENEAAVNCNGFRTWRNGGGTFHHSACIDPTALIETGAVVHSNSVVGASVRIGSGSVIGDAVTIGQSTRIGYNVALSNCTVGDFCVIHNGVCIGQDGFGFFVDEHGTMKKKPQMLNVKIGTNVEIGSNTCIDRGSWRDTVIGNSTKIDNLVQIGHNVIIGDCCMLCGQVGIAGSVTIGDYVTLGGRVAIRDHVSIGSKVRLAALSCVTKDIKEPGDYGGFPAIPISAWRRQIAKLSQSSRKK, from the exons ATGGAAGTGCTTCTTAGACGGTTAGCTTCTGCCGATGCTGCTCGGTGCTTGTCTACTTCACTTGTTGGGTCCATTTCCGATAAGTGTATTCGTGCCGGTCCTAGTTGCCGAACTCGATTCCCTTTTCGCTTCGGTAGCCTTTGTAGTTTTTCCGACTCTTCGAATGAGTCAAATGCTTGCTCTGTCTCTTCTG AAAATGAGGCTGCAGTAAATTGCAATGGATTTCGGACATGGCGTAATGGAGGTGGGACTTTTCACCACTCCGCTTGCATTGATCCTACAGCACTCATCGAGACTGGTGCTGTGGTTCACTCGAACTCTGTCGTTGGTGCAAGTGTGCGTATTGGATCAGGATCTGTTATTGGAGATGCTGTTACAATTGGTCAATCAACAAGGATTGG GTATAATGTTGCACTTAGTAACTGCACCGTAGGTGATTTTTGCGTTATCCACAATGGAGTGTGCATTGGTCAAGATG GATTTGGATTTTTTGTGGATGAGCACGGGACTATGAAAAAGAAACCTCAA ATGCTGAATGTTAAGATTGGAACGAATGTAGAGATTGGTTCAAATACATGCATTGATAGAGGAAG CTGGAGAGATACTGTCATAGGCAATAGTACAAAGATTGACAATTTGGTTCAG ATCGGTCATAATGTAATTATTGGAGATTGCTGCATGCTTTGTGGGCAAGTGGGAATTGCAGGATCCGTCAC GATAGGGGACTATGTGACATTGGGTGGGCGAGTAGCTATCCGTGATCATGTATCAATTGGATCAAAA GTCCGGCTTGCTGCCCTGAGTTGTGTCACCAAAGACATTAAGGAACCTGGGGATTATGGTGGCTTTCCTGCT ATACCAATTTCTGCGTGGAGAAGGCAAATTGCTAAGCTTTCTCAGTCATCGAGGAAGAAATGA
- the LOC111781427 gene encoding cysteine-rich receptor-like protein kinase 29 isoform X1, producing MEMGSSSLRRIFYLSFVIAQLMLTTTSQRDFFLSKCSENANYTNNSPFKKNLENALALITSNSNTDTRVDYGFYNATFGEAPDTANAKALCRKGVPLEDCRTCVNDSARRIVQNCPNQKEGAGWYHHCQILYSNNSVHGEITINSASQIAFNTGKAPDANSFNEERRELLDRLREEAALGSSIRKSAGGDVKLANPNTYTIYGLVDCFPDMSYFDCDVCLSRLQSNLPSCCNGSIGARLIVTSCQINYEIHPLYAALLSPPLPPPSSPNLLPPSSTSTSTPESNGYTARTVIIVAVSIASAIILIVGICIVARLRKRKHKKSLQRLETVTHGDATDEISSVETIQFDFDTIKEATDDFSDENKLGQGGFGAVYKGKLPNGQHIAVKRLANNSQQGDVEFKNEVLLVVKLQHRNLVRLLGFCLQGIERLLIYEFVPNGSLDHFIFDFGKRTELSWERRYKIINGIARGLLYLHEDSRLRIIHRDLKASNILLDIEMNPKIADFGMARLFDVDETQGNTSRIVGTYGYMAPEYVIHGQFSVKSDVFSFGILVLEILSGQKGNCFRNGENIQDLSTFAWNNWRAGTTTNIIDSTLSVGSRIEMIRCIHIGLLCVQENVANRPTMASVVTMLSSSSLTLPIPSRPAFFMHSITGESNPMLKPDGDTHSEAKSLQNSDNDASISELFPR from the exons ATGGAGATGGGCAGTTCGAGTTTGAGAAGGATTTTCTACCTCTCCTTCGTTATTGCACAATTGATGCTTACCACAACTTCACAGCGCGACTTTTTTCTGTCCAAATGTTCAGAGAACGCCAACTACACCAACAACAGCCCTTTCAAGAAAAATCTCGAAAACGCACTCGCCTTAATCACCTCCAACTCCAACACCGACACCCGTGTTGACTATGGTTTCTATAATGCCACCTTCGGTGAAGCTCCCGACACGGCCAACGCCAAGGCTCTTTGTCGTAAAGGTGTTCCCTTGGAAGACTGCAGAACATGCGTGAATGACTCAGCCCGCAGGATTGTACAAAACTGTCCAAACCAGAAGGAAGGTGCGGGATGGTACCATCATTGCCAAATCCTTTACTCAAACAACTCTGTTCACGGTGAGATAACCATCAATTCCGCCTCGCAAATCGCTTTCAACACCGGTAAGGCCCCAGATGCCAACAGTTTCAACGAGGAACGGAGAGAGTTGTTAGATCGACTCCGGGAGGAGGCTGCGTTAGGGAGTTCAATTCGCAAGTCTGCCGGCGGAGATGTCAAACTTGCAAATCCGAATACGTATACCATATATGGCCTCGTTGATTGTTTTCCCGACATGTCGTACTTCGATTGTGATGTCTGCCTCAGTCGGCTTCAAAGTAATCTTCCCAGTTGTTGTAACGGCAGCATAGGGGCGAGATTAATTGTGACAAGTTGTCAAATAAACTATGAAATCCACCCTCTCTATGCAGCACTCCTCTCTCCTCCTCTGCCTCCGCCCTCATCTCCTAATCTCCTCCCTCCATCTTCGACTTCGACTTCGACACCAG AAAGTAATGGGTATACTGCTAGAACTGTTATCATTGTAGCGGTGTCCATCGCTTCAGCCATCATTCTCATTGTTGGTATTTGCATCGTTGCGAGATTGAGGAAGCGAAAGCACAAAAAATCATTACAAAGACTTGAAA CTGTTACTCATGGAGACGCCACTGATGAAATTAGCAGTGTGGAGAcgattcaatttgattttgacaCAATTAAAGAGGCAACTGATGACTTCTCAGACGAAAACAAGCTGGGACAGGGTGGATTCGGAGCTGTTTACAAG GGTAAGCTTCCTAATGGACAGCATATTGCGGTGAAGCGGCTTGCGAACAATTCACAACAGGGCGACGTTGAATTCAAAAATGAAGTCCTTTTGGTAGTGAAGCTGCAGCACCGGAACTTGGTTAGGCTGCTGGGTTTCTGCTTGCAAGGAATCGAAAGACTTCTCATATATGAGTTTGTACCAAATGGCAGCCTTGACCACTTCATATTTG ATTTTGGAAAGCGGACAGAGTTAAGTTGGGAAAGACGGTACAAAATCATAAATGGTATTGCACGAGGACTTCTTTATCTTCACGAAGACTCTCGTCTTCGAATCATACATCGTGATCTCAAAGCTAGCAATATTTTGTTGGATATAGAAATGAATCCAAAGATTGCTGATTTTGGTATGGCAAGATTGTTCGATGTAGATGAGACTCAAGGCAACACAAGTAGAATTGTGGGAACTTA CGGTTATATGGCTCCAGAGTACGTAATCCATGGACAATTTTCAGTAAAATCAGATGTCTTTAGCTTCGGTATTTTggttcttgaaattttaagcGGCCAAAAAGGCAATTGTTTTCGCAACGGAGAAAACATCCAAGACCTTTCCACCTTT GCATGGAATAATTGGAGGGCAGGAACAACAACAAATATAATAGATTCAACACTTAGTGTTGGTTCAAGGATCGAAATGATAAGATGCATTCATATCGGACTATTGTGTGTTCAAGAAAACGTAGCAAATCGACCAACAATGGCTTCAGTGGTGACGATGCTAAGTAGTTCCTCACTCACTCTTCCAATACCCTCTAGACCTGCATTCTTCATGCATAGTATTACCGGTGAATCCAACCCAATGTTAAAGCCAGACGGAGATACTCATTCTGAAGCCAAATCTCTTCAAAATTCAGATAATGATGCTTCAATTTCGGAGCTTTTTCCTCGTTAG
- the LOC111781429 gene encoding uncharacterized protein LOC111781429 isoform X3: MDSFSSSTTKEISQSSSISRNFSRKGTLRGGNKIGQDHGAAADDTEQSMSPIGGVVLGAASTLEKQAVVMGLGSREELGGGGNGSGALSHEIAKSTGHGCGGTERLSVRRSSFKRSSQACSWYLDPRKIFMLCATLSCLGTMVLIYFAFSSGMLNGGESELELD, from the exons ATGGACAGCTTTTCCAGTAGTACCACCAAGGAAATTTCTCAGTCTTCAAGCATTTCC AGGAATTTTAGCAGAAAAGGTACGTTGCGTGGCGGAAACAAAATCGGGCAAGATCATGGTGCTGCTGCTGATGACACAGAACAGTCCATGTCCCCAATAG GCGGTGTGGTACTTGGAGCGGCTAGCACGCTCGAAAAGCAGGCGGTGGTGATGGGGTTGGGGTCCAGGGAAGAACTGGGCGGTGGTGGAAATGGTAGCGGCGCACTGAGCCATGAGATTGCGAAATCGACCGGCCACGGTTGCGGCGGCACGGAAAGACTGAGCGTTAGAAGAAGCAGCTTTAAGCGATCTTCACAAGCTTGCAGCTGGTACTTGGACCCCAGGAAGATTTTTATGTTGTGCGCCACACT GTCGTGCTTGGGAACCATGGTGCTGATATACTTTGCGTTTTCATCTGGAATGTTGAATGGAGGAGAAAGCGAGTTAGAGTTAGATTGA
- the LOC111781428 gene encoding probable UDP-3-O-acylglucosamine N-acyltransferase 2, mitochondrial isoform X3: MEVLLRRLASADAARCLSTSLVGSISDKCIRAGPSCRTRFPFRFGSLCSFSDSSNESNACSVSSVENEAAVNCNGFRTWRNGGGTFHHSACIDPTALIETGAVVHSNSVVGASVRIGSGSVIGDAVTIGQSTRIGYNVALSNCTVGDFCVIHNGVCIGQDGFGFFVDEHGTMKKKPQMLNVKIGTNVEIGSNTCIDRGSWRDTVIGNSTKIDNLVQVFPPPTHPHTHTHTHTHQYSIVENCHSDHHQSLPGYLDRS, translated from the exons ATGGAAGTGCTTCTTAGACGGTTAGCTTCTGCCGATGCTGCTCGGTGCTTGTCTACTTCACTTGTTGGGTCCATTTCCGATAAGTGTATTCGTGCCGGTCCTAGTTGCCGAACTCGATTCCCTTTTCGCTTCGGTAGCCTTTGTAGTTTTTCCGACTCTTCGAATGAGTCAAATGCTTGCTCTGTCTCTTCTG TAGAAAATGAGGCTGCAGTAAATTGCAATGGATTTCGGACATGGCGTAATGGAGGTGGGACTTTTCACCACTCCGCTTGCATTGATCCTACAGCACTCATCGAGACTGGTGCTGTGGTTCACTCGAACTCTGTCGTTGGTGCAAGTGTGCGTATTGGATCAGGATCTGTTATTGGAGATGCTGTTACAATTGGTCAATCAACAAGGATTGG GTATAATGTTGCACTTAGTAACTGCACCGTAGGTGATTTTTGCGTTATCCACAATGGAGTGTGCATTGGTCAAGATG GATTTGGATTTTTTGTGGATGAGCACGGGACTATGAAAAAGAAACCTCAA ATGCTGAATGTTAAGATTGGAACGAATGTAGAGATTGGTTCAAATACATGCATTGATAGAGGAAG CTGGAGAGATACTGTCATAGGCAATAGTACAAAGATTGACAATTTGGTTCAGGTTTTTCCTCCCCCCACCcacccacacacacacacacacacacacacacaccagTACTCCATAGTCGAAAATTGTCATAGTGACCATCATCAATCTCTTCCTGGCTATTTAGATCGGTCATAA
- the LOC111781428 gene encoding probable UDP-3-O-acylglucosamine N-acyltransferase 2, mitochondrial isoform X1, whose translation MEVLLRRLASADAARCLSTSLVGSISDKCIRAGPSCRTRFPFRFGSLCSFSDSSNESNACSVSSVENEAAVNCNGFRTWRNGGGTFHHSACIDPTALIETGAVVHSNSVVGASVRIGSGSVIGDAVTIGQSTRIGYNVALSNCTVGDFCVIHNGVCIGQDGFGFFVDEHGTMKKKPQMLNVKIGTNVEIGSNTCIDRGSWRDTVIGNSTKIDNLVQIGHNVIIGDCCMLCGQVGIAGSVTIGDYVTLGGRVAIRDHVSIGSKVRLAALSCVTKDIKEPGDYGGFPAIPISAWRRQIAKLSQSSRKK comes from the exons ATGGAAGTGCTTCTTAGACGGTTAGCTTCTGCCGATGCTGCTCGGTGCTTGTCTACTTCACTTGTTGGGTCCATTTCCGATAAGTGTATTCGTGCCGGTCCTAGTTGCCGAACTCGATTCCCTTTTCGCTTCGGTAGCCTTTGTAGTTTTTCCGACTCTTCGAATGAGTCAAATGCTTGCTCTGTCTCTTCTG TAGAAAATGAGGCTGCAGTAAATTGCAATGGATTTCGGACATGGCGTAATGGAGGTGGGACTTTTCACCACTCCGCTTGCATTGATCCTACAGCACTCATCGAGACTGGTGCTGTGGTTCACTCGAACTCTGTCGTTGGTGCAAGTGTGCGTATTGGATCAGGATCTGTTATTGGAGATGCTGTTACAATTGGTCAATCAACAAGGATTGG GTATAATGTTGCACTTAGTAACTGCACCGTAGGTGATTTTTGCGTTATCCACAATGGAGTGTGCATTGGTCAAGATG GATTTGGATTTTTTGTGGATGAGCACGGGACTATGAAAAAGAAACCTCAA ATGCTGAATGTTAAGATTGGAACGAATGTAGAGATTGGTTCAAATACATGCATTGATAGAGGAAG CTGGAGAGATACTGTCATAGGCAATAGTACAAAGATTGACAATTTGGTTCAG ATCGGTCATAATGTAATTATTGGAGATTGCTGCATGCTTTGTGGGCAAGTGGGAATTGCAGGATCCGTCAC GATAGGGGACTATGTGACATTGGGTGGGCGAGTAGCTATCCGTGATCATGTATCAATTGGATCAAAA GTCCGGCTTGCTGCCCTGAGTTGTGTCACCAAAGACATTAAGGAACCTGGGGATTATGGTGGCTTTCCTGCT ATACCAATTTCTGCGTGGAGAAGGCAAATTGCTAAGCTTTCTCAGTCATCGAGGAAGAAATGA
- the LOC111781429 gene encoding uncharacterized protein LOC111781429 isoform X2, with protein MESADNPKSVIPSGEVNNGVEKAVVPDKILISDQTNRSQYTTKPDSFIIDMDSFSSSTTKEISQSSSISRNFSRKGTLRGGNKIGQDHGAAADDTEQSMSPIGGVVLGAASTLEKQAVVMGLGSREELGGGGNGSGGTERLSVRRSSFKRSSQACSWYLDPRKIFMLCATLSCLGTMVLIYFAFSSGMLNGGESELELD; from the exons atggAATCGGCGGACAATCCGAAGTCG GTGATACCTTCTGGGGAAGTGAATAATGGGGTAGAAAAAGCAGTGGTTCCcgacaaaattttaatttccgATCAAACAAACAGGTCTCAGTACACAACAAAACCCGATAGCTTCATCATCGATATGGACAGCTTTTCCAGTAGTACCACCAAGGAAATTTCTCAGTCTTCAAGCATTTCC AGGAATTTTAGCAGAAAAGGTACGTTGCGTGGCGGAAACAAAATCGGGCAAGATCATGGTGCTGCTGCTGATGACACAGAACAGTCCATGTCCCCAATAG GCGGTGTGGTACTTGGAGCGGCTAGCACGCTCGAAAAGCAGGCGGTGGTGATGGGGTTGGGGTCCAGGGAAGAACTGGGCGGTGGTGGAAATGGTA GCGGCGGCACGGAAAGACTGAGCGTTAGAAGAAGCAGCTTTAAGCGATCTTCACAAGCTTGCAGCTGGTACTTGGACCCCAGGAAGATTTTTATGTTGTGCGCCACACT GTCGTGCTTGGGAACCATGGTGCTGATATACTTTGCGTTTTCATCTGGAATGTTGAATGGAGGAGAAAGCGAGTTAGAGTTAGATTGA
- the LOC111781426 gene encoding cysteine-rich receptor-like protein kinase 29 has protein sequence MMEMGSFSLGRIFYLAFVIAQLMSTTISQPEFLSYKCSENANYTNNSPFKKNLDNVLALITSNSKTDTRVDYGFYNATSGEDPDKANAKVLCRKGVPLEDCRSCVKESAIRIVQDCPNQKEGVGWYSNCQILYSNNSVHGEISINSASRIAYNLDQAPDAISFNEKRRELLDRLREEAASGTSIRKSAGGDVKLESPNTYTIYGLVDCFPDMSYFNCDVCLSRLQSNLPSCCNGSIGARLTVTSCQINYEIHPLYAALLSPPPPPPLPPPSAPNLLPPSSPSTLENNGNTTRTVIIVVVSIVSAIIIIVGICIVARWRKRKHRRPLQNLETVAQGNATDEISGVETIQFNFDTIKEATDDFSDENKLGQGGFGAVYRGKLPNGQHIAVKRLAHNSQQGDVEFKNEVLLVVKLQHRNLVRLLGFCLQGIERLLIYEFVPNGSLDHFIFDFGERTELSWERRYKIINGIVRGLIYLHEDSRLRIIHRDLKASNILLDIEMNPKIADFGMARLFDVDETQGNTSRVVGTYGYMAPEYILYGQFSVKSDVFSFGILVLEILSGKKGTCFRNGENVEDLSSFAWNNWRAGTTTNIIDSTLDVGSRIEMIRCIHIGLLCVQENVADRPTMATVLMMLSSSSLTLPIPSKPAFFMHSITDESNTMLKRHRGTHSEAKSLRTSDNDISISEFHPR, from the exons ATGATGGAGATGGGCAGTTTCAGTTTAGGAAGGATTTTCTACCTCGCCTTCGTTATTGCACAATTGATGTCTACCACAATTTCTCAGCCGGAATTTTTATCATACAAATGTTCAGAGAACGCTAACTACACCAACAACAGCCCTTTCAAGAAAAATCTCGACAACGTGCTCGCCTTAATCACCTCCAACTCTAAAACCGACACCCGGGTCGACTACGGTTTCTATAATGCCACCTCCGGTGAAGATCCCGACAAAGCCAACGCTAAGGTTCTTTGTCGTAAAGGCGTTCCCTTGGAGGACTGCAGATCATGCGTGAAGGAATCAGCCATCAGGATTGTACAAGACTGTCCAAACCAGAAGGAAGGTGTGGGATGGTACAGTAATTGCCAAATACTTTACTCAAACAACTCTGTTCACGGTGAGATAAGCATCAATTCCGCGTCGCGAATTGCTTACAACTTGGATCAGGCCCCGGATGCGATCAGTTTCAATGAGAAACGGAGAGAGTTGTTAGATCGACTCCGAGAGGAGGCTGCGTCAGGGACTTCAATTCGCAAGTCTGCCGGCGGAGATGTCAAACTTGAAAGTCCGAATACGTATACCATATATGGCCTTGTCGATTGTTTCCCCGACATGTCGTACTTCAATTGTGATGTCTGTCTCAGTCGTCTTCAAAGTAATCTTCCTAGTTGTTGTAACGGCAGCATAGGGGCGAGATTAACTGTGACAAGTTGTCAAATAAACTACGAAATCCACCCTCTCTATGCGGcacttctctctcctcctcctcctcctcctcttccgcCGCCCTCAGCTCCTAATCTCCTCCCTCCATCTTCGCCTTCGACACTAG AAAATAATGGCAATACTACTAGAACTGTTATAATTGTTGTGGTGTCCATCGTTTCAGCCATCATTATCATCGTTGGCATTTGCATCGTTGCGAGATGGAGGAAGAGAAAGCACAGAAGACCATTACAAAATCTTGAAA CTGTTGCTCAAGGAAACGCCACTGATGAAATTAGCGGGGTGGAGAcgattcaatttaattttgacaCAATTAAAGAGGCAACTGATGACTTCTCAGACGAAAACAAGCTGGGACAGGGTGGATTCGGAGCTGTTTACAGG GGTAAGCTTCCTAATGGACAGCATATTGCAGTGAAGAGGCTTGCGCACAATTCACAACAAGGCGACGTTGAATTCAAAAACGAAGTCCTTTTGGTGGTGAAGCTTCAGCACCGGAACTTGGTTAGGCTGCTGGGTTTCTGCTTGCAAGGAATCGAAAGACTTCTCATATATGAGTTTGTACCAAATGGCAGCCTTGACCACTTCATATTTG ATTTTGGAGAGCGGACAGAGTTAAGTTGGGAAAGACGGTACAAAATCATAAACGGCATTGTACGAGGACTTATTTATCTTCACGAAGACTCTCGTCTTCGAATCATACATCGTGATCTCAAAGCTAGCAATATTTTGTTGGATATAGAAATGAATCCAAAGATTGCGGATTTTGGTATGGCAAGATTGTTCGATGTAGATGAGACTCAAGGCAACACAAGTAGAGTTGTGGGAACTTA CGGTTATATGGCTCCAGAGTATATACTTTACGGACAATTTTCAGTAAAATCAGATGTCTTTAGTTTTGGTATTTTggttcttgaaattttgagtggtAAAAAAGGTACTTGTTTTCGCAATGGAGAAAACGTCGAGGACCTCTCCAGCTTT GCATGGAATAATTGGAGGGCAGGAACAACAACAAATATCATAGATTCAACGCTTGATGTTGGTTCAAGAATTGAAATGATAAGATGCATTCACATTGGATTATTGTGTGTTCAAGAGAACGTAGCAGATCGACCAACAATGGCTACAGTGCTCATGATGCTAAGTAGTTCTTCTCTCACTCTCCCTATACCCTCTAAACCTGCATTCTTCATGCATAGCATCACCGATGAATCCAACACAATGTTAAAGCGGCATAGGGGTACTCATTCTGAAGCCAAATCTCTTCGAACTTCGGATAATGACATTTCAATTTCAGAGTTTCATCCTCGTTAG
- the LOC111781427 gene encoding cysteine-rich receptor-like protein kinase 29 isoform X2 produces the protein MEMGSSSLRRIFYLSFVIAQLMLTTTSQRDFFLSKCSENANYTNNSPFKKNLENALALITSNSNTDTRVDYGFYNATFGEAPDTANAKALCRKGVPLEDCRTCVNDSARRIVQNCPNQKEGAGWYHHCQILYSNNSVHGEITINSASQIAFNTGKAPDANSFNEERRELLDRLREEAALGSSIRKSAGGDVKLANPNTYTIYGLVDCFPDMSYFDCDVCLSRLQSNLPSCCNGSIGARLIVTSCQINYEIHPLYAALLSPPLPPPSSPNLLPPSSTSTSTPESNGYTARTVIIVAVSIASAIILIVGICIVARLRKRKHKKSLQRLETVTHGDATDEISSVETIQFDFDTIKEATDDFSDENKLGQGGFGAVYKGKLPNGQHIAVKRLANNSQQGDVEFKNEVLLVVKLQHRNLVRLLGFCLQGIERLLIYEFVPNGSLDHFIFDFGKRTELSWERRYKIINEMNPKIADFGMARLFDVDETQGNTSRIVGTYGYMAPEYVIHGQFSVKSDVFSFGILVLEILSGQKGNCFRNGENIQDLSTFAWNNWRAGTTTNIIDSTLSVGSRIEMIRCIHIGLLCVQENVANRPTMASVVTMLSSSSLTLPIPSRPAFFMHSITGESNPMLKPDGDTHSEAKSLQNSDNDASISELFPR, from the exons ATGGAGATGGGCAGTTCGAGTTTGAGAAGGATTTTCTACCTCTCCTTCGTTATTGCACAATTGATGCTTACCACAACTTCACAGCGCGACTTTTTTCTGTCCAAATGTTCAGAGAACGCCAACTACACCAACAACAGCCCTTTCAAGAAAAATCTCGAAAACGCACTCGCCTTAATCACCTCCAACTCCAACACCGACACCCGTGTTGACTATGGTTTCTATAATGCCACCTTCGGTGAAGCTCCCGACACGGCCAACGCCAAGGCTCTTTGTCGTAAAGGTGTTCCCTTGGAAGACTGCAGAACATGCGTGAATGACTCAGCCCGCAGGATTGTACAAAACTGTCCAAACCAGAAGGAAGGTGCGGGATGGTACCATCATTGCCAAATCCTTTACTCAAACAACTCTGTTCACGGTGAGATAACCATCAATTCCGCCTCGCAAATCGCTTTCAACACCGGTAAGGCCCCAGATGCCAACAGTTTCAACGAGGAACGGAGAGAGTTGTTAGATCGACTCCGGGAGGAGGCTGCGTTAGGGAGTTCAATTCGCAAGTCTGCCGGCGGAGATGTCAAACTTGCAAATCCGAATACGTATACCATATATGGCCTCGTTGATTGTTTTCCCGACATGTCGTACTTCGATTGTGATGTCTGCCTCAGTCGGCTTCAAAGTAATCTTCCCAGTTGTTGTAACGGCAGCATAGGGGCGAGATTAATTGTGACAAGTTGTCAAATAAACTATGAAATCCACCCTCTCTATGCAGCACTCCTCTCTCCTCCTCTGCCTCCGCCCTCATCTCCTAATCTCCTCCCTCCATCTTCGACTTCGACTTCGACACCAG AAAGTAATGGGTATACTGCTAGAACTGTTATCATTGTAGCGGTGTCCATCGCTTCAGCCATCATTCTCATTGTTGGTATTTGCATCGTTGCGAGATTGAGGAAGCGAAAGCACAAAAAATCATTACAAAGACTTGAAA CTGTTACTCATGGAGACGCCACTGATGAAATTAGCAGTGTGGAGAcgattcaatttgattttgacaCAATTAAAGAGGCAACTGATGACTTCTCAGACGAAAACAAGCTGGGACAGGGTGGATTCGGAGCTGTTTACAAG GGTAAGCTTCCTAATGGACAGCATATTGCGGTGAAGCGGCTTGCGAACAATTCACAACAGGGCGACGTTGAATTCAAAAATGAAGTCCTTTTGGTAGTGAAGCTGCAGCACCGGAACTTGGTTAGGCTGCTGGGTTTCTGCTTGCAAGGAATCGAAAGACTTCTCATATATGAGTTTGTACCAAATGGCAGCCTTGACCACTTCATATTTG ATTTTGGAAAGCGGACAGAGTTAAGTTGGGAAAGACGGTACAAAATCATAAATG AAATGAATCCAAAGATTGCTGATTTTGGTATGGCAAGATTGTTCGATGTAGATGAGACTCAAGGCAACACAAGTAGAATTGTGGGAACTTA CGGTTATATGGCTCCAGAGTACGTAATCCATGGACAATTTTCAGTAAAATCAGATGTCTTTAGCTTCGGTATTTTggttcttgaaattttaagcGGCCAAAAAGGCAATTGTTTTCGCAACGGAGAAAACATCCAAGACCTTTCCACCTTT GCATGGAATAATTGGAGGGCAGGAACAACAACAAATATAATAGATTCAACACTTAGTGTTGGTTCAAGGATCGAAATGATAAGATGCATTCATATCGGACTATTGTGTGTTCAAGAAAACGTAGCAAATCGACCAACAATGGCTTCAGTGGTGACGATGCTAAGTAGTTCCTCACTCACTCTTCCAATACCCTCTAGACCTGCATTCTTCATGCATAGTATTACCGGTGAATCCAACCCAATGTTAAAGCCAGACGGAGATACTCATTCTGAAGCCAAATCTCTTCAAAATTCAGATAATGATGCTTCAATTTCGGAGCTTTTTCCTCGTTAG